Genomic segment of Dromiciops gliroides isolate mDroGli1 chromosome 3, mDroGli1.pri, whole genome shotgun sequence:
acatgttttctaaaccatttgaatgtaaacttcttgagggcaggaagaatgtctttgtttttctttgtgttctcagtgattagcacaatgcttggtgcataataagcacttaatagatgcttatagATTGACTTATCCATGGCAGTGGGTATTACCAAATGTGCTTAATGAATCCCTGATTATTTGAAAGAAGGTATGTTGCATAATTTACATGTATTCACAATACAGAATACATGTATTCTTTTTAAAGGATACATTTTGGATATGGATTCTATATGTAGGACTAAGTAGCAATTAAGTTCTATATTTCTGTTTCTGAAACCTTATTTGCAGATTATTCAGGTAccccatttataaaatactaCAATATTCAGATTACAagtctttgtttttgtctgattaatttaattgttcatttaaaaaattaatcacaaACTGAAAAGGATTCTTTTTGGCAGGACTTTCCTAATTGCCCTTCCCTCTATTCCACTACAGGTATGTCGAGAGTATCAACGGGGCAATTGTAACCGAGGAGAAAATGACTGCCGATTTGCTCATCCTGCTGACAGTGCTATGATTGATACCAATGACAACACTGTCACTGTGTGCATGGATTACATTAAAGGGAGATGCTCTCGGGAAAAGTGCAAATATTTCCACCCTCCTGCCCATCTACAAGCCAAGATCAAGGCTGCCCAATACCAGGTCAACCAGGCTGCGGCTGCCCAGGCTGCAGCTACTGCAGCTGCTATGGTAAGTCAGGGAAGCAGCttctcttttcaaagaaaatctgaaaaaaagaaatacaaaaagctatcttttcatcactttttattgttttatgttaTATTTCATAACTTTTTTGCTGAAGATAAGGATGTTGAGTTGTATCTCAATGTTTTCAGAGAAGCTCTTGAACAGTTTcagattgatatttttaaaaaatcctttatcTAACTCTCTCTCTTCTAGTCTGAATCAGAGCTGTAACTAAGATGCAACAATCAGGGTTTTGTCCTAGCTTGCTGAATTTTGAGGTCTTGGGCACCACTTGCTATGCTTCAAGAAGATAGAAACAATAGGGTTTACCACTTAATGAGCAAAAATCATTAGCCAAAAGAGGGAGTTACCAAAGGTTGGCTTGAAGTGAGTTCCTTCCTCCTCTTACCCTGCTCTGCCTTCTACCTTAACTAAGGACAAATGCACATTGCATTGGCTTTGGTTCTTGGTACGTTCCCCAGTCACGAACCTTCCTAGTTACAGCTCAGTTCCTGAAAGCTGTGAAATGTAAGAAGCAGCATGTTTATTTCGAAATTTAACCTTATCACCATCATTCCTGCACCCATTCTAATTGGTCATTCTTCTTCCCTTGGTGTATTCATTTTGTACACACCAGAGATTCTCCTTCCTCTGCCCTGCTTTGTAACAAAAATGCAGTCTGGAATGCTTTAGAAGAACAGCGTCAAGCAAATAGTCTCTAACTTTAAgtaggacatttaaaaaaattaacttactATTTTGATTGTCTTGATAACATTATGGCCTAAGAATAACTGCTATCTGGAGAATCATAAATCTGTCATTCTCTAGAGTAAAAAGACCACAGTACTTGTGAACGAAGCTTTCACGTTAATGATGAAAACAAAATGCATTGTTAAAGTACATTATAATCTGATCTAATAGCTGATTTTCATAGGTTCATTCTCTGTTCCTTGCTTAGCTATTGTTAATGTTGTCTTTATATATCTAATTTGATcattaaaatgttcatattaaATATTGTTGTGTGATAGTCATAGCCCAGTAAAAtatgagagttcttttttgtgtgtttcttcaTGGAtactcaagaagaaaaaaatgcagaagtTAGAGtcttttcctatctcttctttcactctttttttctgttagaaTATCTTGTTTGTAATTAACTACATGGAGGTTGTATCCTCACAATAACAACTTAGTAGTGCCTTTATTGTGCATGCTTAGTCTTGTTATTCGTTGTATATGGCATTCCgatgatttgtttttttatttgtttttttctcaccTACCCAAAAATGCACTGCTGCCCCCATGATGCACCTCTGCTTGCTGTTTATGTTAATGCGCTTGAACCCCACTGGCCCATTGCCATCATGTGCTCGCTGCCTGCTAATTAAGACTCAGTCGGCTGTCAAATCACTGAAGCGACCCCTCGAGGCAACCTTTGACCTGGTACTATGACCTTTCACCTTTTAGCTTGGCATGTAGCTTTATTGTAGATacgagttttttttttaattattttaaaaaaataaatattccttttttctgttgTAAAGTTTTAAAATACAATGGAAAACTGAGTGTGGTTTCCTGATATGATTAGTGGGGAAAGCTACAAAGTAAATCTATGTATGTCTACCAACCAACCAAAGATTCTTAAAGCTCATTGGCCCACATTCAGTTTAACTGCATTGTAAGATGATTTGATGAAGTATGTAGAGAACAATATAGTTCTATTTATTACTGACTATGGATGGATTGGATTGGTTGGCATGGCTTTAGGGAGGTTCTTATATAGTTTTAACATAGGTAGCTCAGGGGTAAGGGACCTGCATGCCCCTGGTACAGTTTGCATGTTGAGTTAGATTGGGGGTGGGCTGGGGCAGGTGGGAGCTTCCCTGTCGCAGTCACTCTATCAGTCAGATGATGATTAACCTGCTTGGATTTGTTGATCCTCATGGAGCTAGCAGCACagctcatcttttattttttttccaaaataatggCTTCCTACCGTAAGCCTGAAGCATTGTGTAACTTGAAGCACTTTAGTTCATAATAACATATGGCTCCAACATGTTTTCTTTAActagtgtgtttttttcttaGACTAAAGTAATGCTTCCTTTAAAGCttttatcttgcttttttttttttttttttggttagttaAGTCTGCTCTGCTGCTTGCTTGCTCATGGAAAAAGATGGTGCTCCCTAACTACTTGAGCCTTCtactgattgttttctttttcttttcttttttttactggtCTTTTTTTATACTCATTCACCACACAGGGAATCCCTCAAGCTGTTCTCCCCCCATTACCAAAGAGGCCTGCTCTTGAAAAAACCAACGGTGCCACGGCGGTCTTTAACACTGGTATTTTCCAATACCAGCAGGCTCTTGCCAACATGCAGTTGCAACAGCATACAGCCTTTCTCCCACCAGGTAAGGAGTTGTGGCTTTGCCTACAAAGAGCTGCCATGACCTTTCTGTAGTTTATCTGGTTATACTGTCATGAAGCAGGAAATTGGCTTTCACAACCAGGTTTTCAGAACTAGACAAACCAAAATGTGAAAGTCTTGTTTTGTCATGATTTTTCAGTAAGAGAACAGTGACTTTGTGTCTCATACTGACTTCCCATgacatgatttctttggaatttagaatttttaaatatattatagacTGTATGAAATGAGACTTAGGGtttcctttaaaatgaaaatttcaattaagctctcatctccttttcctctctcttcattGTCCAAATAGCTATTTTATTCTATACTGTCTTGCCCCATGACCCCTACTGATTTCATAATTGTTCATTAGGAGTATATGAAGTAGCCCCTCATTAGAGGGctgatttttctgtttttagTTATCTCCCTTGAAAGGTAGGTAGAGAAAAACTGAAGAGAAAAGATGGCATCAGCTATCTCATAGGTCTGCGAAGAGATTCTGCCTTAAATAAACGTGTTACTACTCTTCCCTAAGCAATCTAAGTTTCTACTCTTTTTCCAGATTTGCCCCTTGTAAATATAAAAAGACAGGATCCTAGTTCATTTCAAGCTTAACCAAAGATATAAGCTCTCTTTCaagattattttcctttaaagttaAAATTCAAACATGGTTTCATGATTCCTATCAAATTAGCTGAAACTATAAATGaacatttgaaaatgaatttattttcccACCACAATTCCACTGAAGTTTTTTTCAGAAATATATGTATTAATTTATTTCTGTAACATTATAATTTGTGATTTTGGTCTATCCCTAAAATGAGCATGAGTTTattggagctagaaaaaaagacATAGTAGTTAGAGGACCCATTCTAACAGTGTGGAAAAAACTGGGTAGAAGGGCTGATGGTGGCACatcctggctgtatgaccctggtaaAATCACCTGTCTTCTCAGTGCCCCCAAGCAACACCCCATGTAGAGCATCAGTCTGCATTGATGGAAGGAGTTCCCTCATTGAAAGCTTTCTAGatcaaagaaatcacaagttctgttagagagagagagacagagacagagacagagacagagacacacacagaaacagacagagagagagaaattcaggCTGTTGGCTTAAATAGGGGATGGctatatgcaaattaaaattgtttagagggt
This window contains:
- the MBNL1 gene encoding muscleblind-like protein 1 isoform X16, with the protein product MAMLAQQMQLANAMIPGTPLQPVPMFSVAPSLATNASAAFNPYLGPVSPGLVPADILPTAPMLVTGNPAVPVPAAAAAAAQKLMRTDRLEVCREYQRGNCNRGENDCRFAHPADSAMIDTNDNTVTVCMDYIKGRCSREKCKYFHPPAHLQAKIKAAQYQVNQAAAAQAAATAAAMTQSAVKSLKRPLEATFDLGIPQAVLPPLPKRPALEKTNGATAVFNTGIFQYQQALANMQLQQHTAFLPPGSILCMTPATSVVPMVHGATPATVSAATTSATSVPFAATATANQIPIISAEHLTSHKYVTQM